The genomic DNA CTGGGGCGGCAACGGCTTCATGTGGGACAACCCCGCGGGCCAGCTCTACCGCGACGGGCGCCTCGGCTCCATCGGCGGCGGCGCCGACGAGGTCATGCTGGGCATCATCTGCAAGACCATGGGCACGCTGCCCGGCCGCTGACGGTTCAGGGGCTCGGGAGCAGGCTCATCACGAAGATGTCCGAGGGGCCGCTGGGGGTCTGCCCCGCGAACTCGGCCCCGGCGTTCCCCACCAGGTAGATCTTGCCGCGCGGGTCGAACGCCACGTCGCGGGCGACGTCGGTCCCTGTGGAGCCGAACTGGCGCACGCCGACCAGCGCCCCGTCCACGTCGAGTTCGGCCAGGAAGGCGTCCGCGCCGCCGGCGGAGATCTCGCCGGAGAACGTGCCTTGGGTGACGCCCACCGCGAACACCCGCCCGTCGGGCGCTGCGCTAATGGACATGCTGTCGTCGATGCCGCTGGTCCCGAACTGCGTGGTGTACAGCACGGCGCCGTCGGCGTCGTAGGCGCGCACGATCACGTCGTTGCTGCCGGCGCTCGTGGCCATGGGGTACGTGCCCTGCGTGCGCCCCAGGAAGTACGCGTTGCCCGCGGCGTCGGTGGCGATGCTGACTCCGAATTCGATCGCCGCCGTGCCGTGCTGGTCCTGCCAGAGCAGCGCACCGTCGGCGTCGAACGCCATGGCGAACGAGTCGTAGCCGCCCGTCCCCGTCTGACCGGGGAGCGTGCCGGTCACGTAGCCGCTCACCACGACGTGCCCGTCCGAGGTGATCGCCACCCAGGTTGCCTGGTCGTAGCCCGCGGTCCCGAACTGCCGGGTCCACAGCAGCGCGCCGGTCGGGTCGTACTTCTGCAGCACGCCATCCGCGTCGCCGAGGGCCGTCTGGTCGCCTAGCGCGGCGCGCACCTGGCCGGCCACGTACACGTTCCCGGCCGTGTCCACGGCCAGCGAGCCCGACACGTCCTGCGTGTTGGTGCCGAACTGCACCGTGCGCTCCACCGTCCCGTCGGGAGCGTAGTGCCGAGAGACGAAGTCGAAGCTGCCGAGCTGGCTCGCGCCGATCAGGCCCTGCGCGGTGAGCAGCACGTGGACACGACCGTCAGCCCCGCGCGCGAGGCCGCTGACCACGTCGTACAGAGTGCTGCCGAGCTGGTCGACGGCACCCCCCGCCCCGTCGCCATCGAAGTGCAGCACCGCCACGTCCGTGTTGCCGGCGAGCGTCTGGCCAGGGAACGCAGCGGTCGCGTTGGCGCCCACGTGGACCCCGCCGTCGCCATCGAGCGCGAGCACGTATCCATCGTCCGTGCCCGTGGTGCCCATGAGCACGGTCCACTCGGCCAGGTCGCAGCGCCGGTCGCTCGTGGGCGTGGGGGCCACCGCCTCGAGCTCGGTGGCCTCGCACACGGTGGCCGGCGTGCAGCTCGCGGCGTTCACCGTCAGCGAGTAGCTGTCCACGCCGCACGCCGTGCAGCCCCGGTCCTCCGTTGCGGTGGGTGCGCTCGACACGAACGTCCCCGGCTCACAGTCCGAGACCGCGACGCACACGGTGGCAGGGTCCGCGTCGTGATCCCACGTGAGCGCGGCGCAGGCCACCGGCATGGCGTCGCCACCCGCGCAGTAGGTGCCGCCCAGGCAGGCCCCGCACACCCGGTCGGTGGTGGCGGTGGGCGGCGTGGTGGCGACCGACCCCACGGCACAGACCGTCCAGGGGATGCAGACCCCCGAGCCATCCGTCGCGAACGAGCCGTCGTCGCACATCAATTCGGTGTCGGCGCCGCGGCAGCCCATGCACGACAAGACCAGCGCGGCCGCGACCGCGAGGAGGGGGGAGGGCTTCATCCCGCCGTTGTACCAGGACACGCTCGCGGTGGCTCTCCTGTTGACCGGCCCGCGCCTGCGCCTCAGAACAGGCGCCATGTCCGAGCTCACGCAAGCCGCCCTCGAGTCCGCCCTCGCCGCCGTCGTCGACCCCACCTTCGGGAGGCCGCTCGGCGAGCTGGGCACGCTGTCCGGCGTCACGCTGTCGGGCACCGTGGGTGCCGCGCACGTGCAGCTCTCCTCGCCGGCCGAGGAAGTGAAGCTGGCGGTGAAGCAGGCCATCGACAAGGCCGCGGGCGCCATCGGCGTGACGCTGGTGGAGGTGACCTTCAGCGTGAAGGTGCCCACGCGCGACGCCACCAGCGAAGACCCGCTGCCGGGCGTGAAGAACGTCATCCTGGTGATGAGCGGCAAGGGCGGCGTGGGCAAGAGCACGGTGGCCACCAACCTGGCGCTGGCGCTGCGCCGCATGGGCACGCGCGTGGGGCTCCTGGACGCCGACCTCTACGGGCCCTCGCTGCCCACCATGCTGGGCATCACGGGCCGCCCGCACAGCACGGACGGCAAGCGCATCGAGCCGCTGCAGCGCTTCGGGCTCAAGCTCATGAGCATCGGCTTCCTGCTGGACGAGCCGAAGCAAGCCGTCATCTGGCGCGGGCCCATGCTGCACGGCGCGCTCCAGCAGTTCGTGAACGACGTGGACTGGGGCGACCTCGACTACCTGGTGCTGGACCTGCCGCCCGGCACGGGCGACGTGGCGCTCACGCTGGCGCAGAAGGTCAAGGTCACCGGCGCCGTGGTGGTGACCACCCCGCAAGAGGTGGCGCTGGCCGACGTGTACAAGGGCGTCTCGCTCTGCCAGAAGGTCAACATCCCCATCCTGGGCGTGGTGGAGAACATGAGCTTCTTCATCGACAGCGCGGGCGTGAAGCAGGAGATCTTCGGCTCGGGCGGCGGCCTCAAGGTGGCGGAGTACGCGAAGGCGCCGCTGCTCGGGCAGATCCCCATCGACAGCCTGGTGCGCGAGTGGGGCGACAAGGGCACGCCGGTGGTGCAGTCCGCGCCCGAGTCGTCGGCCGGGCAGGCGTTCGCGGCCGTGGCCGACGCGCTGGCCACGCTCATCGCCAAGCAGCACTTCGACCGCACGGGCAAGAGCACGGCGCCGGCCACCGAGGGCCGCAAGCGCCTGAAGATCATGCGCTGACGGGGCGCGGGACCCGACGGAAAGTGTGCAGCACCTGTGAAGCGCCTGTGTAGGAGGTTGCACAGGTGTGCCAGGCGCAGCGCGCAGCCCGCTGCGCGCTTCGTGGCTTTCTTGAAGCATTTCGAGACAAGCTGCCGTGGTACGTGCTTTGCTTCGGTGCGGAGGCACCATGAGCAGCAACAAGGTGGGATTCGGAGGGGAGGAGCTGGAGCGGCGCGGCTTCTTGCGCGCCATGGCGCTGGGCGGCGCGGCCCTGTCGAGCGGCGGGGTGACGGGCTGCGTAGGGTCCGCGCTGCAACCCGCCCCCGTGAGCCTCGACCAGGCCGAGCGGGAGGCCGCGCGCGTGGCCAGCGCGCTGGTGCAGCTGGACACCCGGGTGGAGGGGCGCCGGGGCGTGTACTCGGCGCAGGGCTTCGGCGTGGATGACGCGTTCAGCCCGCGCGCGCTGCGAGCGCTCACCTACACGGGGCTGGTGCTGGACCTGCCCCAAGAGGTGCGCCGCAGCCAGCCGCTGGTGCAGCTGAGCAGTCAGCTGGAGGCGGAGCTGGACCAGACCATGATGGACGGGCTGTGGGTGCTGGCGCACTCGGGGGACGACGCCCGCGAGCGCCTCGACCGCGCGGTGCGCAACAACCCGGGCTTCGTGATGGACTTCGTGGAGCGGCTGGACCTGGGCGCCTCCGAGCAGGGGCTCGGCACCGGCAGCCGCATGCGGCTGCGGCGCGTGGCTGCCGAGATCAACAGCCGGCTGCGGGTGGAGTCGCTCGACTCGCTGCTGGGCGACGTGACGTCCAAGATGGCACGCGTGATGGAGGTCTCGGGCAGCGAAGCGGCGCACAAGCGCCTGGCCGTGACCCAGGCCACGCTGGACATGTTCGCCACGCAGGAAGGGGCGCTGGAGCTGGCGGCGGCGGAGATGCCCACGAGTCGGGGCGCACCGCTGACGCGCGCCGACCAGCACGTCGTGCAGTACTCGGTTCCATACCTGGAGCAGCGCCATCGGCGGCGGCGCACCACCGCCTTGGCCATGGCGGGCATCGGCGCCATCACCTTGGGCATCGGAGTGGCCGCGGTGGCTGTCTCGGGCGAGATCGGCGGCGCCGCAGCCATCACCATCGGCTCCATCCTGCTGGTGCTCTCCCTCGTGATGGGCTGCTTGGCGGCGCGCTCCCGCCGTCAGCTGCGCCGCCGCAGGGAGCTCGAGCCCACGCCGCTCCCATGAGCGAGGCGGTCGCCATCACCGGCTGGGGTGCGGTGTCGGCGCTCGGGGTGGGGCGCGCGGCGCTCTGGCCGGCGCTGCGCGACGGGCGCACGGGCATCCGCGCCATCGAGCGCTTCTCCACGGAGGCGCTCACGGTGCACCGCGGGGGCTGCGTGCCGGGCTACGACGCGCCCGATGAGTCGCCCGCGGCGCTGTGCGACACGTTCTCGTGGCTGGCCGCCGAGGAGGCGCTGCGGCACGCGGGGCGCTGGGGCTGTCCGCTGTCGCGCGCCGACGGTGCACGGGCGGCGCTCGTCTTCGGGACCAGCATCATCGTGGACACCACGCTCGAGCGCCCGGCTGCGCGCTTGGCCGAGAAGCTGGGGCTCGGCGGCCCTGTCTTTACGGTCAGCACGGCGTGCACCTCGTCCACCTATGCCATCGGGCTCGCACGCGACTTGCTGCTGGACGAGCGCCAGGGCGTGGACCTGGTGCTGGCGGGCGGCGCCGACGTGCTCACCATCGAGCTGCAGGCGGGCTTCCATGCCCTCGGCGTGCTCACGCGCGAGACCTGCCAGCCGTTCGGGCGGGTGAAGGGCACCAGCCTCGGCGAGGGCGCCGGCTTCGTGGTGCTGGAGCGCCGCGCGCAGGCCAAAGAGCGCACCCGCGCCACGCTGCTGGGCTACGGGCTGAGCGGCGACGCCTACCACGAGACGTCGCCCGAGCCGCGCGGGCGAGGCGTGCTGCAGGCCACGCGCGCTGCGCTGCGTGACGCGCGCGTGGACGTGGGCAGCGTGCGCTACGTGAACCTGCACGGCACCGGCACCGAGGCCAACGACCCGGCCGAGTGCATGGCCATGCGCGAGGTGTTCGGTGCGGAAGGCGTGGAGCGCGCGCTCTTCAGCTCGACCAAGGGGCACCTCGGTCACGCCCAGGGAGCGGCCGGGGTGCTGGAGCTGGTGGCCACGCTCGAGGCGCTGGAGCACGGACACTTCCCGGGCACGGCGGGACTCGATGCGCTGCGGCCTTCGGTCAACTTGCCGGTGCTGAGTGGCGCGCGTGTCGCGGTGGATCCGAGCGCTCCCTTCGTGTCGTGCAATTCGGCCTTTGCGGGGTCGAACGCGGCGCTGGTGGTGGCGCACGGATCGCCCTTGGGTGCTGGAGAGAGCGCCTCTCCAGCGCCCGCTCACCCCAGGCTGCCACCGCTCTTCGTGCACGGCGTGTTCGTGGACGTGGCGGAGCGGCATCTCACCGAGCTGCGCGCACCCGCGCGCGCCGACACGCGCGGCCACGACCGGGCCACGCAGCCTTGCTGCACGGCGTCTGGGCGCGCTCGCCCACACCGGGCTCGTGCTGCGCGGCGCCGCCCGCGAGCGCACCGGGCTGTTCGTGGGCATGCTGCGGCCGTCGCCCGAGAGCAGCGCCGCGTTCCGTGACAGCATCGATGAGCGCGGTGCAGCGCGCCCCGACGTGAGCGCCTTCGCGCGCGTGGTGCTGAACGCCGCGCTCGGTGCGGTGGCGAAGACGCTGGACGTGCGCGGGCCCGAGAGCAGCCTGGTGTCGGGCGAGGGCAGCGGCCTCGCCGCGCTGTACGCCGCCGCGCGCGTGCTCGAGACGCAGAACGACGTGGATCAAATCGTAGTCGCCGCGGTGGACGTGCTCGATGCCGCGCCCTCTCCGCCGGGGCAGCGAGGACTCCCCATGCGCGACGCGGTGGTGGCGCTGGTGCTGAGCAAGCAGCCGCCTGCGCACGGAGAAGTGGCCGTGCGCCTCGCGGGGCTGGGCATCGCGGGCGGGGGGCAGGGCGGGCTGGCCAGCACGCGTGCAGGCTGGGACGCCGGCACGTGCGCGCCCGTTGGCCCCCGAGCTGCCCGCGAGCGGCGGTCTGGTTGCGTTCGCCGCCGCCGTGAAAGGC from Sandaracinaceae bacterium includes the following:
- a CDS encoding acyl-CoA dehydrogenase translates to WGGNGFMWDNPAGQLYRDGRLGSIGGGADEVMLGIICKTMGTLPGR
- a CDS encoding Mrp/NBP35 family ATP-binding protein, translated to MSELTQAALESALAAVVDPTFGRPLGELGTLSGVTLSGTVGAAHVQLSSPAEEVKLAVKQAIDKAAGAIGVTLVEVTFSVKVPTRDATSEDPLPGVKNVILVMSGKGGVGKSTVATNLALALRRMGTRVGLLDADLYGPSLPTMLGITGRPHSTDGKRIEPLQRFGLKLMSIGFLLDEPKQAVIWRGPMLHGALQQFVNDVDWGDLDYLVLDLPPGTGDVALTLAQKVKVTGAVVVTTPQEVALADVYKGVSLCQKVNIPILGVVENMSFFIDSAGVKQEIFGSGGGLKVAEYAKAPLLGQIPIDSLVREWGDKGTPVVQSAPESSAGQAFAAVADALATLIAKQHFDRTGKSTAPATEGRKRLKIMR
- a CDS encoding beta-ketoacyl-[acyl-carrier-protein] synthase family protein; protein product: MSEAVAITGWGAVSALGVGRAALWPALRDGRTGIRAIERFSTEALTVHRGGCVPGYDAPDESPAALCDTFSWLAAEEALRHAGRWGCPLSRADGARAALVFGTSIIVDTTLERPAARLAEKLGLGGPVFTVSTACTSSTYAIGLARDLLLDERQGVDLVLAGGADVLTIELQAGFHALGVLTRETCQPFGRVKGTSLGEGAGFVVLERRAQAKERTRATLLGYGLSGDAYHETSPEPRGRGVLQATRAALRDARVDVGSVRYVNLHGTGTEANDPAECMAMREVFGAEGVERALFSSTKGHLGHAQGAAGVLELVATLEALEHGHFPGTAGLDALRPSVNLPVLSGARVAVDPSAPFVSCNSAFAGSNAALVVAHGSPLGAGESASPAPAHPRLPPLFVHGVFVDVAERHLTELRAPARADTRGHDRATQPCCTASGRARPHRARAARRRPRAHRAVRGHAAAVAREQRRVP